A single region of the Bacteroidota bacterium genome encodes:
- a CDS encoding SRPBCC family protein produces the protein MKNSVTITTIFNCSLERAFKTPMLCDVSKVHTGYGLMPKVTHCTEDTNWGKPGGTKKVFVAKSPTFAGGESSTDKVLERVENKYWVIEVSDFKSWMLGFTKFVGTWKTTELEPNKILIEYTYTMHANQPIFYPFTWLFTKTFWRTYMKRVVENIRKMAYNNEPYQYE, from the coding sequence ATGAAAAACAGTGTTACAATTACCACTATTTTTAATTGTTCCCTGGAACGTGCCTTTAAAACTCCAATGTTATGCGATGTTTCGAAGGTGCATACAGGTTATGGATTAATGCCGAAAGTGACACATTGCACTGAGGATACTAACTGGGGAAAACCCGGTGGTACCAAAAAGGTATTTGTAGCTAAATCGCCAACCTTCGCGGGTGGCGAATCATCAACAGATAAAGTACTAGAGCGTGTAGAAAATAAATATTGGGTTATTGAAGTAAGCGATTTTAAATCGTGGATGCTGGGCTTCACCAAATTTGTCGGCACCTGGAAAACCACCGAACTGGAACCCAACAAAATTTTGATAGAATACACTTATACCATGCATGCCAATCAGCCCATTTTTTACCCTTTTACATGGTTATTTACTAAAACTTTTTGGCGCACATACATGAAAAGGGTAGTTGAAAACATTCGTAAGATGGCTTACAACAACGAACCTTACCAATACGAATAA
- a CDS encoding T9SS type A sorting domain-containing protein, protein MTKYYIIFISCFIINLNQNLQAQFNIEWQKSLGGNAIDLLLSSAPTADGGSILAGYSNSNDGDVSLHYGTIATSDYWIVKLNVDGEIVWQKTYGGTKNDAAYAVQPTSDGGYIVAGESYSNDMDVSNHIGLSDFPDYWIIKLDGNGDLEWEKSYGGTNIDAARSIMETDDDGFIVAGYSWSNDENVSGNHGFSDYWVIKISSVGTLVWQKSFGGSSFDAANSIIQSEDGEYIVAGNTYSNDGDVTFHSGTTAFSDCWIIKLYSDGTINWQRSFGGTDKDEARAIKQTSDDGFIITGNTSSSNGDVTVQHGDGDYWVFKIGLIGNLMWEKSLGGTFIDIAHDVLETKDGEYWVTGVSNSLTVDVSGHHGNEFTSDFWLAKLSQTGDLLAESSFGGSGDDSGWAILNPGSNQLILAGTTNSTDGDVNPAYSNGDYCVFKINITTAIVSNDFSAINIFPNPAKSILTIAIAETILHFSPYLQIIDVNGKVVLSHILVNTNNAIPFNLTEGIYIIQIIGTHYDLTRKLLVE, encoded by the coding sequence ATGACCAAATATTATATCATCTTTATTTCTTGTTTCATTATTAATTTAAACCAGAATTTACAAGCTCAATTCAATATCGAATGGCAGAAATCGCTTGGTGGAAATGCGATAGATTTATTGTTATCCTCAGCACCAACAGCCGATGGAGGAAGCATTTTAGCCGGTTACTCAAATTCAAATGACGGAGATGTTAGTTTACATTACGGAACAATTGCTACATCTGATTATTGGATTGTAAAACTTAATGTTGATGGTGAAATAGTTTGGCAAAAAACATATGGTGGTACAAAAAACGATGCAGCTTACGCTGTTCAACCTACAAGTGATGGCGGGTATATTGTTGCGGGTGAATCCTATTCAAATGATATGGATGTTTCAAATCATATTGGCCTGTCTGATTTTCCTGATTACTGGATAATTAAATTGGATGGAAACGGAGATTTAGAATGGGAAAAATCTTATGGTGGTACTAATATCGATGCAGCAAGAAGTATTATGGAAACAGATGATGATGGTTTTATTGTTGCAGGATATTCATGGTCGAATGATGAAAATGTTTCCGGAAACCACGGCTTTTCAGATTACTGGGTAATTAAAATTTCAAGCGTAGGCACGTTAGTTTGGCAAAAATCATTTGGTGGTTCATCTTTTGATGCAGCAAATAGCATCATACAAAGTGAAGATGGCGAATATATTGTTGCAGGTAATACTTATTCAAATGATGGTGATGTAACTTTTCATTCAGGAACAACTGCTTTTTCAGATTGCTGGATAATTAAATTATATTCAGATGGTACTATTAATTGGCAACGTTCATTTGGAGGCACAGATAAAGATGAAGCTAGGGCTATTAAACAAACTTCAGATGATGGATTTATTATAACCGGAAATACTTCGTCATCAAATGGCGATGTTACCGTTCAACATGGGGACGGCGATTATTGGGTATTTAAAATTGGTTTGATTGGGAATTTAATGTGGGAAAAATCACTAGGCGGAACATTTATTGATATTGCACATGACGTTTTGGAAACAAAAGATGGCGAATATTGGGTAACCGGAGTATCTAATTCGTTAACTGTTGATGTTTCCGGTCATCATGGAAATGAATTTACCTCCGATTTCTGGCTTGCAAAATTGTCGCAAACAGGTGACCTGCTAGCGGAAAGCTCATTTGGTGGAAGTGGTGATGATTCGGGCTGGGCAATTTTAAATCCCGGTTCAAACCAACTGATTTTAGCCGGTACTACAAACTCAACCGATGGTGATGTAAATCCGGCTTATAGTAATGGCGATTATTGTGTTTTTAAAATAAATATCACTACAGCAATTGTTTCAAATGATTTCAGTGCTATCAATATATTCCCGAATCCTGCAAAATCAATTTTAACAATTGCTATTGCTGAAACAATTTTACATTTTAGTCCATATTTACAAATAATTGATGTAAACGGGAAAGTTGTTTTAAGTCATATTTTAGTAAATACCAATAATGCAATTCCATTCAATTTAACTGAAGGAATATATATTATTCAAATCATTGGCACACATTACGATTTAACAAGAAAATTATTAGTAGAATAA
- a CDS encoding SRPBCC domain-containing protein encodes MPNQDLQIKLIVSTKPEAVFQAINNVRGWWSEEITGSTVQLNDKFNYNFEDVHRCEIKIITSIPNKMVEWYIKNNYFKFTKDKTEWTGTTIRFEIIANEYNTEVIFTHLGLTDQLECFEICSGAWSQYILTSLKHLIETGTGNPNGKGNPQTEDESKFLNNN; translated from the coding sequence ATGCCAAATCAAGATCTTCAAATAAAATTAATTGTATCTACCAAACCCGAAGCGGTGTTTCAGGCAATCAACAATGTGCGAGGGTGGTGGTCAGAAGAAATTACCGGCTCAACTGTTCAGCTTAATGACAAATTCAACTATAACTTCGAAGATGTTCATCGTTGCGAAATAAAAATAATAACATCCATTCCCAATAAAATGGTGGAATGGTACATCAAAAACAATTATTTCAAATTTACAAAAGACAAAACAGAATGGACAGGAACAACTATTCGTTTCGAAATTATTGCAAACGAATATAATACTGAAGTTATTTTTACACATTTAGGCTTAACTGATCAATTAGAATGTTTTGAAATTTGTTCAGGTGCGTGGTCACAGTATATATTAACCAGTTTAAAACATTTAATAGAAACAGGCACCGGTAATCCAAACGGCAAAGGAAATCCTCAAACTGAAGATGAATCAAAGTTTTTGAACAATAATTAA
- a CDS encoding winged helix-turn-helix transcriptional regulator translates to MNLRRDVFQAISDPTRRAILLLVASQAMSAGAIAANFDTARPTVSRHLHILTECELLTQEQNGREIFYQTNIIKMKAIADFIEPFRQMWDERFNKLEDIMKNIHVKNKISWNKKLKFMLKMANRN, encoded by the coding sequence ATGAACCTACGAAGAGACGTATTCCAAGCGATATCAGACCCCACAAGGCGGGCAATACTACTACTGGTTGCCTCCCAAGCTATGAGCGCCGGGGCAATAGCCGCCAATTTCGATACCGCAAGGCCGACGGTAAGCCGTCACCTACACATTCTTACTGAATGTGAACTGTTAACTCAGGAACAAAATGGCAGAGAAATTTTTTATCAAACCAATATTATAAAAATGAAAGCCATTGCCGATTTTATTGAACCATTCCGTCAAATGTGGGATGAACGTTTTAACAAATTAGAAGATATTATGAAAAACATCCACGTAAAAAATAAGATATCATGGAACAAAAAACTAAAATTCATGCTGAAGATGGCAAACAGGAATTAA
- a CDS encoding T9SS type A sorting domain-containing protein, translated as MKNIIHNRVVYFTLFICLTQTLFSQTSWIKDPSNPVLKRDTVIAHLPNDLIAISDPFVIKEGAIYKMWYTCGGLNYPADTLLRSRICYATSTDGIVWDKYDENPVLDVSYSGMWDSLGVETASILIDSTAPAEEKYKMWYAGQYFNTFRYEIGYAYSSDGINWVKYNEPIIPVGSAASWDNGFLEGPSVVKVDDTYKMWYCGYDAIPDGNSTDGKANIGYAFSSDGINWTKYSDNPVLITGADSWDSIYVQDPHVIYADGIYQMWYGGGDNDVTYNQQVGYATSTDGINWVKSPLNPVLKKGATGDWDAILASFPSVINDNGNYKMWYTGRNLDPIPENSLNYYWEVGYAAESFIVVQNYSNNLFSISPNPANNYLNIELNAENTLTEITIYNLLGQVLYQTELVQNLLRITTDKFNNGIYIIECKRGNISSSQVFSISK; from the coding sequence ATGAAAAATATAATTCATAACCGTGTTGTTTACTTCACTTTATTTATTTGTCTTACACAAACACTGTTTTCCCAAACTTCTTGGATAAAAGATCCGTCTAACCCAGTTTTAAAACGAGATACTGTAATTGCACATTTACCAAATGATCTTATTGCAATCAGCGACCCATTTGTAATTAAAGAAGGTGCCATATATAAAATGTGGTATACCTGTGGCGGTTTAAATTACCCTGCAGATACCTTATTGCGCTCGAGAATTTGTTACGCAACTTCAACCGACGGGATTGTATGGGATAAATATGATGAAAATCCTGTTTTAGATGTTTCTTATTCCGGCATGTGGGATTCACTGGGAGTTGAAACTGCTTCCATATTAATTGATAGCACTGCTCCTGCTGAAGAAAAATATAAAATGTGGTATGCAGGGCAATATTTTAATACCTTTCGATATGAAATTGGTTATGCTTATTCATCTGATGGCATAAACTGGGTAAAATACAATGAACCGATTATTCCGGTTGGAAGTGCAGCAAGTTGGGATAATGGTTTTTTGGAAGGGCCATCCGTTGTAAAAGTTGATGATACGTATAAAATGTGGTATTGCGGTTATGATGCTATACCTGATGGTAACAGCACAGATGGTAAAGCGAATATTGGTTATGCATTTTCATCAGACGGAATTAATTGGACAAAATATAGCGATAATCCTGTATTAATTACCGGTGCTGATAGTTGGGATAGTATTTATGTACAGGACCCACATGTTATTTATGCAGATGGCATTTATCAAATGTGGTATGGTGGTGGCGATAATGATGTAACTTATAATCAACAGGTTGGGTATGCAACATCTACCGATGGCATTAACTGGGTAAAATCACCCCTTAATCCGGTATTAAAAAAAGGCGCAACCGGCGACTGGGACGCGATTTTAGCATCATTTCCAAGTGTCATTAATGATAATGGTAATTATAAAATGTGGTATACCGGCAGAAATCTAGATCCAATACCTGAAAACAGTTTAAATTATTATTGGGAAGTAGGTTATGCAGCAGAATCATTTATTGTTGTTCAGAATTACTCCAATAATTTATTTTCAATTTCTCCTAATCCAGCTAACAATTATTTAAACATTGAACTCAATGCTGAAAATACACTAACAGAAATTACAATCTATAATTTATTAGGACAAGTTTTATATCAAACTGAATTAGTGCAAAATCTGCTACGTATAACAACCGATAAATTTAATAATGGTATTTATATAATTGAATGTAAACGCGGAAACATTTCATCGAGTCAGGTTTTTTCGATTTCAAAATAA
- a CDS encoding SRPBCC domain-containing protein has translation MENIAERSLHLSRTFNVPLKTMWEAWTIPEQIAVWWGPNGFTNTIHIMDFKVDGEWKLTMHGPDGQNYANRSVFREIIPFEKIVMEHFNPHFIATIKFTDLGNATLIDWHSLFDTIENFTIVVKTFKADEGQKQNLDRLEMFFNPTV, from the coding sequence ATGGAAAATATCGCAGAACGTTCACTCCACCTAAGCAGAACATTTAATGTACCACTAAAAACAATGTGGGAAGCCTGGACGATCCCTGAACAAATTGCAGTGTGGTGGGGTCCAAACGGTTTTACAAACACCATTCATATTATGGATTTCAAAGTTGATGGTGAATGGAAGTTAACCATGCATGGTCCGGATGGTCAAAATTATGCGAACAGAAGTGTTTTTCGTGAAATCATTCCATTCGAAAAAATTGTAATGGAACATTTTAATCCACATTTTATTGCTACAATAAAATTTACCGACTTGGGCAATGCTACATTAATAGACTGGCATTCATTATTCGATACAATTGAAAATTTTACCATCGTAGTAAAAACATTCAAAGCAGATGAAGGCCAAAAACAAAATCTTGACCGGCTGGAAATGTTTTTTAATCCAACCGTTTAA
- a CDS encoding DoxX family protein yields the protein MEKRNKIIYWIFTIWFSFGMTFNAVSQLLKVDAEVLRVTHLGYPEYLLYLLGTLKLIGVIALLLPKYPLVKELAYAGFTFLLIGALYSHIAFHDPFKEIFPALLFSVLLGLSYFFRPANRKLVLSNKNF from the coding sequence ATGGAAAAGCGAAATAAAATTATATACTGGATTTTTACCATCTGGTTTTCCTTTGGAATGACATTTAATGCAGTATCACAATTATTAAAAGTAGATGCTGAGGTATTGAGAGTAACACATTTGGGTTATCCAGAATATCTGCTTTACCTGTTAGGCACCCTTAAACTGATTGGTGTAATCGCATTACTTCTTCCCAAATATCCATTGGTTAAAGAGTTGGCTTACGCAGGATTTACATTTCTGCTTATTGGCGCCCTCTATTCACACATCGCATTTCATGATCCGTTTAAAGAAATTTTCCCGGCTTTATTGTTTTCAGTGCTATTGGGCTTGTCCTATTTCTTCCGTCCGGCTAATCGTAAATTAGTACTAAGTAATAAAAACTTTTAA
- a CDS encoding SRPBCC domain-containing protein, with protein MAKQIEVSRIFNAPVEMVWKVWTDPELVKRWWGPKHFTAPVAKIDFRVGGKSLVSMRAPQEFGGQEHFSIWEYVEIIQHISIEFIQRISNENGEAIPPASVGLPEDFPLAVNTIVSFKIIDSNKTEMRITEQAEFGSISNFAQLGLEQTMEKIVAIFN; from the coding sequence ATGGCAAAACAAATTGAAGTATCACGCATATTTAATGCACCGGTTGAAATGGTTTGGAAAGTGTGGACCGATCCTGAACTGGTTAAACGTTGGTGGGGACCAAAACATTTTACAGCACCGGTTGCTAAAATCGATTTTCGCGTTGGTGGAAAATCATTAGTGAGTATGCGTGCGCCACAGGAATTTGGTGGTCAGGAACATTTTTCAATTTGGGAATATGTTGAAATTATTCAGCATATTTCTATTGAATTTATTCAGCGCATTAGTAATGAAAACGGTGAAGCAATTCCACCTGCAAGTGTTGGTTTACCGGAAGATTTCCCACTCGCAGTTAATACAATTGTTAGTTTTAAAATCATTGATTCAAATAAAACTGAGATGCGAATTACAGAACAAGCTGAATTTGGCTCAATTAGTAATTTTGCTCAATTAGGATTAGAACAAACAATGGAAAAAATTGTAGCAATATTTAATTAA
- a CDS encoding winged helix-turn-helix transcriptional regulator encodes METRRDVFQAIADPTRRDIIALVATQAMTPGAIAGNFDSSRQTISKHIQILYECELLHQKQYGREIYYHFNPQKMKEIAIWVEPYKKLWETRFDAIETLLDEMQSDKKVIKNKFNKKKNLKK; translated from the coding sequence ATGGAAACCAGAAGAGACGTATTTCAGGCAATAGCCGACCCTACCAGGAGGGATATTATAGCCCTGGTTGCTACGCAGGCAATGACTCCGGGTGCTATTGCCGGAAATTTTGATTCGTCACGCCAAACAATATCCAAACACATTCAAATACTTTACGAGTGTGAATTGCTACATCAAAAACAGTATGGCAGAGAAATTTATTACCATTTTAATCCCCAAAAAATGAAAGAAATTGCCATTTGGGTTGAACCTTATAAGAAATTATGGGAAACCAGATTCGATGCAATTGAAACATTATTGGATGAAATGCAATCAGATAAAAAAGTTATTAAAAATAAATTCAACAAAAAGAAAAATTTAAAGAAATGA
- a CDS encoding DUF1801 domain-containing protein, producing the protein MHPDIQSYNNSLSTTDSQICNRLCEIINLNLPKAENKIWHAHPVWFLDGNPIVGYSKLKNCVRLLFWSGQSFDEPLLQDEGKFKAAEMRFTSVDEIIEKDLKRWLRKSKTIQWDYKNIVKRRGVLERII; encoded by the coding sequence ATGCATCCAGATATTCAATCCTATAACAACAGCCTCTCAACAACGGATAGTCAAATCTGTAACAGGTTGTGCGAAATAATTAATCTAAATTTACCGAAAGCAGAAAATAAAATCTGGCATGCGCATCCTGTTTGGTTTCTGGATGGCAATCCGATAGTGGGTTACAGTAAGCTAAAAAATTGTGTACGCTTATTATTTTGGAGCGGACAATCGTTTGACGAACCTTTATTACAAGATGAAGGTAAATTTAAAGCTGCAGAAATGCGCTTTACTTCAGTAGATGAAATAATTGAAAAAGATTTAAAAAGATGGTTGCGTAAATCCAAAACTATTCAATGGGACTACAAAAATATTGTTAAAAGAAGAGGCGTTTTGGAAAGAATAATATAG
- a CDS encoding SRPBCC domain-containing protein: MEQKTKIHAEDGKQELTITRSFDLPVDLLFIAYTDPEIVEQWMGTKVIKLENKNHGGYQFETTDPMGNKHLFSGCIHEIIENNSIIRTFEMNNTPFPVQLEYLQFEAVTDNTSLLTMHVIYKSVAIRDQILKLPFAQGINMAHNRIQEIQSKI, encoded by the coding sequence ATGGAACAAAAAACTAAAATTCATGCTGAAGATGGCAAACAGGAATTAACCATCACAAGGTCGTTCGATTTACCTGTTGACCTACTGTTCATCGCTTATACGGATCCTGAAATTGTGGAACAATGGATGGGTACGAAAGTAATTAAATTGGAAAATAAAAATCACGGAGGTTATCAGTTTGAAACTACCGATCCAATGGGTAACAAACATTTATTCAGTGGCTGCATTCATGAAATTATTGAAAATAATAGTATTATCAGAACATTCGAAATGAACAATACGCCTTTCCCGGTTCAATTGGAATATCTTCAATTTGAAGCTGTAACAGATAATACATCTTTGCTTACCATGCATGTAATTTATAAATCAGTTGCCATACGCGATCAGATTTTAAAATTACCTTTTGCTCAAGGAATAAATATGGCCCACAATCGTATTCAGGAAATTCAATCAAAAATTTAA
- a CDS encoding SRPBCC domain-containing protein — MQTQDYTITIIVPTNEVYAFQQINDVTKWWTHNLKGASHRLLDEFTVYFGDVHISTQKITEFIPNKKIVWEVISSQINFVENKQEWTNTKIIFELTELNDKTSIQFTHQGLIPAIACYKDCSNAWKDYIENSLFNLITTGKGNPTV; from the coding sequence ATGCAAACTCAAGACTATACGATAACCATAATTGTTCCTACCAATGAAGTATACGCATTTCAACAAATTAATGATGTCACAAAATGGTGGACACACAACCTGAAAGGCGCTTCCCATAGGCTTTTGGATGAATTTACCGTATATTTTGGCGATGTACATATATCTACACAAAAAATAACCGAATTCATTCCAAATAAAAAAATAGTTTGGGAAGTAATAAGCAGTCAGATCAATTTTGTTGAAAATAAACAGGAATGGACCAACACGAAAATCATTTTTGAATTAACGGAATTAAATGACAAAACCAGCATTCAATTTACACATCAGGGCTTAATTCCGGCAATCGCCTGTTATAAAGATTGTTCAAATGCCTGGAAAGATTATATTGAAAATAGTTTGTTCAATTTAATAACAACCGGGAAAGGAAATCCGACGGTTTAA
- a CDS encoding cupin domain-containing protein, whose protein sequence is MDTKELEGLPNKDGHLEKGSAHIIVELIEYEHNAVVSKTLMKKITGSINALSFDTGEGLNEKISPFDTYAQVIDGDAVIEIDGKVSTLHTGEGIIIPAHKPSHIEPNGRFKLLLTVIKSGYE, encoded by the coding sequence ATGGACACAAAAGAATTGGAAGGTTTGCCTAATAAAGATGGCCATCTTGAAAAAGGGTCAGCACATATAATAGTTGAATTAATTGAATATGAACATAATGCCGTGGTAAGTAAAACATTAATGAAAAAAATTACCGGTTCAATAAACGCATTGTCGTTTGATACCGGTGAAGGTTTGAATGAAAAAATTTCTCCGTTTGATACCTATGCTCAGGTTATAGATGGTGATGCGGTAATAGAAATTGACGGAAAAGTTTCTACCTTACATACCGGTGAAGGAATAATTATTCCCGCACATAAGCCTAGTCATATTGAACCGAATGGCAGGTTTAAGTTGTTGTTAACCGTAATAAAAAGCGGTTACGAATAA
- a CDS encoding DUF4256 domain-containing protein, protein MKNKLTPEESTSLLATLKHRFEKNKQRHKGVEWAAIEKKLAAHPEKLWSLNQMEITGGEPDCIGIEKKSNAFIFVDCSEESPKGRRSICYDYDALESRKEHKPKHNVIDMADEMGISVLDEEQYRALQEVGHFDNKTSSWLKTPSEIRELGGAIFGDYRFGKVFVYHNGAESYYGARGFRGMFLV, encoded by the coding sequence ATGAAAAATAAATTAACACCGGAAGAAAGCACCTCATTATTAGCTACATTAAAACATCGGTTTGAAAAAAATAAACAACGACACAAAGGTGTAGAATGGGCTGCTATTGAAAAAAAACTCGCCGCACACCCTGAAAAATTATGGTCGTTGAACCAGATGGAAATAACCGGAGGCGAACCCGATTGTATCGGTATAGAGAAAAAATCGAACGCATTTATTTTTGTTGATTGCTCAGAAGAAAGTCCTAAAGGTCGCCGCAGTATTTGTTACGATTACGATGCACTTGAATCACGCAAAGAACATAAGCCTAAACATAATGTTATTGACATGGCTGATGAAATGGGAATAAGTGTTTTGGATGAAGAACAATACAGGGCTTTACAAGAGGTGGGTCACTTTGACAATAAAACATCAAGCTGGCTAAAAACGCCATCTGAAATAAGAGAATTAGGTGGCGCAATATTTGGCGATTACCGTTTTGGTAAAGTATTTGTTTATCACAATGGCGCAGAGTCATATTATGGGGCTCGTGGGTTTCGCGGTATGTTTTTGGTATAG
- a CDS encoding VOC family protein encodes MTNQLYPCLWFDGNARAAAEFYCSIFPNSKIVTDTGMVVNFELNGHFYMGLNGGDNFKFNEAISFVIPCKDQAEIDHYWYKLIADGGAESQCGWCRDKFGLSWQVIPANLGELMSDPARAPRVMQAFMKMKKFDIETLQNA; translated from the coding sequence ATGACAAATCAATTGTATCCTTGTTTATGGTTCGATGGCAATGCCCGAGCTGCAGCAGAATTTTATTGTTCTATTTTTCCTAATTCCAAAATTGTGACCGACACAGGAATGGTTGTAAATTTTGAATTGAATGGCCATTTTTATATGGGCTTAAATGGTGGTGATAATTTTAAATTTAATGAAGCCATATCTTTTGTTATTCCATGTAAAGATCAGGCTGAAATTGACCACTACTGGTATAAACTCATTGCAGATGGTGGCGCTGAAAGTCAATGTGGTTGGTGTAGAGATAAATTCGGATTATCATGGCAAGTGATTCCCGCCAATTTGGGTGAATTAATGTCTGACCCCGCCCGTGCACCAAGAGTAATGCAGGCATTTATGAAAATGAAAAAGTTTGATATCGAAACATTACAAAATGCTTGA